One Paenibacillus riograndensis SBR5 DNA segment encodes these proteins:
- a CDS encoding GntR family transcriptional regulator yields the protein MSLKRKQGPLYQQIQKILKDRILHGIYPLGSIIPSEPLLEKEFGVSKMTVRGAVQELAQEGYVQKRSGIGTIVTRNTSYQKLSKGKRFTELLVEEGHRLEKRLLSSKLIANAAGTEEFNRYGPYCQRIERLYILNGQPYIHLMHFLTAAALPDGGAKEMSTDIQSLYDSLEENNIVLENFKDRFFVEPAAAEVCLLLELPPGTHVLKRLRNSYDGEGRLIEHSIGSYNTALHHYLVSYDA from the coding sequence GTGTCCCTGAAACGCAAGCAAGGTCCTTTATATCAACAGATCCAAAAAATCCTCAAAGACCGGATTCTGCACGGCATCTATCCGCTGGGCAGCATCATTCCTTCCGAGCCGCTGCTCGAAAAGGAATTCGGGGTCAGCAAGATGACAGTCCGCGGCGCGGTCCAGGAGCTGGCCCAGGAAGGTTATGTGCAGAAACGAAGCGGCATCGGCACGATAGTTACCCGCAATACTTCTTATCAAAAGCTCTCCAAGGGCAAGAGATTTACGGAGCTGCTGGTCGAGGAAGGCCATAGGCTCGAAAAAAGGCTGCTGTCCTCCAAGCTCATTGCGAATGCTGCCGGGACGGAGGAATTCAACCGGTATGGACCCTACTGCCAGCGGATCGAACGTCTCTATATTCTGAACGGACAGCCGTATATTCATCTGATGCACTTCCTGACTGCCGCTGCGCTGCCAGATGGTGGAGCCAAGGAGATGAGCACGGATATTCAATCGCTCTATGACTCTCTGGAGGAGAACAACATCGTGCTGGAGAATTTTAAAGACCGCTTCTTTGTGGAGCCGGCTGCTGCCGAAGTCTGTCTGCTGCTGGAGCTGCCTCCGGGCACACATGTGCTCAAGCGCCTGCGCAACTCCTACGACGGGGAAGGCCGGCTGATAGAACACAGCATTGGCAGCTATAATACCGCGCTTCATCATTATCTGGTCAGTTACGATGCCTGA
- a CDS encoding sugar kinase, producing MPRIAAFGEVMMRLQVPGYETLVQSSRLEYSFSGTGVNVTAALARYGHNGAIITTLPETPLGDAAVAYLRKLGIDTSLVSRGGKHLGMYFLENGFGVRPGRVTYTDRLGSSFNTAAESNYDMAALASRVDVLHLCGITLAMNDEVRRQMKRLAAEVKSAGGKVVFDCNYRPSLWGPDGYALARPHYEELLQLADTVMMNEQDARFILGIGTGEYDRITQLKHAIPEVVKRFGIGTAAGTHREINDNNTHSLTGYIYHQGRFEFSRKLAFPVLDRIGAGDAFASAVIHGELQQYPPQQTVNMAAAAAMLAHTIVGDTTLFTEGEVLRALSEHTLDVER from the coding sequence ATGCCTAGGATTGCTGCTTTTGGCGAAGTGATGATGCGGCTGCAGGTGCCGGGCTATGAAACGCTGGTTCAGAGCAGCAGGCTGGAGTACTCTTTTTCCGGGACCGGGGTTAATGTTACGGCCGCGCTGGCCAGATACGGTCATAACGGAGCCATCATTACGACTCTGCCGGAGACTCCGCTTGGCGATGCGGCTGTCGCTTATCTGCGCAAGCTGGGGATCGATACGTCTCTGGTCAGCCGGGGCGGCAAACATCTGGGGATGTATTTTCTCGAAAATGGCTTCGGCGTCCGTCCCGGCAGGGTCACCTATACAGACCGGCTGGGGAGCAGCTTCAACACCGCAGCGGAGAGCAATTATGATATGGCTGCTCTGGCTTCCCGTGTAGATGTCCTTCATTTGTGCGGCATCACGCTGGCTATGAATGATGAAGTGCGCAGGCAGATGAAGCGGCTCGCTGCGGAGGTGAAAAGCGCGGGTGGCAAAGTCGTCTTTGACTGCAACTACCGCCCGTCGCTCTGGGGGCCGGACGGCTATGCCCTTGCCCGCCCGCATTATGAAGAGCTGCTGCAGCTGGCGGATACCGTGATGATGAATGAGCAGGATGCGCGGTTTATTCTTGGCATCGGAACGGGAGAATATGATAGAATAACACAGTTGAAGCATGCCATTCCCGAAGTGGTGAAGCGCTTCGGCATCGGAACAGCAGCGGGAACCCACCGCGAGATTAACGATAACAATACGCATTCTTTAACCGGATATATTTATCATCAAGGCAGGTTCGAGTTTTCCCGGAAGCTGGCCTTTCCCGTGCTTGACCGGATCGGCGCCGGAGATGCTTTTGCCAGTGCCGTCATCCATGGGGAATTGCAGCAGTACCCGCCGCAGCAAACGGTCAATATGGCAGCGGCGGCGGCGATGCTGGCCCATACCATTGTAGGAGATACTACGCTTTTTACAGAGGGTGAGGTGCTCCGGGCGCTGTCGGAACATACCTTAGATGTTGAAAGGTAG
- the dagF gene encoding 2-dehydro-3-deoxy-phosphogluconate aldolase has translation MSQIQQRLYRNRAALNVLAGSMENARDVFAAAEGHVLVGVLSKNYATAEEAAAAMTAYGQDIQDAVSIGLGAGDNRQAAVVAEIAKSYPGSHINQVFPAVGATRANLGAWDSWINSLVSPCGQAGFVNISTGPVSSGITPQAIVPVEAAIALVRDMGGNALKYFPMQGLKLEEEYRAVATACGEAGFALEPTGGIDMDNFGPILEIALQAGVPQVIPHVYSSIIDAGTGHTNVQDVRRLLGIMKSLVDQYA, from the coding sequence ATGAGTCAAATTCAGCAGCGTTTGTACAGGAACAGAGCCGCACTTAATGTGCTGGCAGGCAGTATGGAGAATGCCAGAGACGTCTTTGCGGCTGCGGAAGGGCATGTCCTGGTTGGCGTACTCTCCAAAAATTACGCCACCGCAGAGGAAGCGGCCGCTGCCATGACCGCATACGGCCAGGACATTCAGGATGCCGTATCCATCGGCCTGGGAGCCGGTGACAACCGCCAGGCGGCGGTTGTGGCGGAGATTGCGAAGAGCTATCCGGGAAGCCATATCAACCAGGTATTTCCGGCAGTAGGGGCAACCCGCGCCAATCTCGGAGCCTGGGACAGCTGGATCAACAGCCTGGTTTCTCCCTGCGGGCAGGCGGGTTTTGTGAACATATCAACCGGTCCTGTCAGCTCGGGGATAACACCGCAGGCCATTGTTCCCGTGGAGGCCGCCATTGCCCTGGTGCGGGATATGGGCGGCAATGCGCTCAAGTATTTTCCCATGCAGGGCTTGAAGCTGGAGGAGGAGTACCGTGCCGTCGCTACAGCCTGCGGAGAAGCCGGGTTTGCCCTGGAGCCGACAGGCGGCATCGATATGGACAATTTCGGGCCGATTCTGGAAATTGCCCTTCAGGCAGGGGTGCCGCAGGTCATTCCGCATGTCTATTCCTCCATTATTGATGCCGGCACAGGCCATACGAACGTGCAGGATGTCCGCAGATTGCTTGGTATCATGAAATCGCTGGTGGACCAATATGCCTAG
- a CDS encoding DgaE family pyridoxal phosphate-dependent ammonia lyase gives MGHSLHARYGLKRVINASGRMSILGVSAPTDTVMEAMKQGGQQYVEIADLVDKSGDYIARLLGSEAAVVVNSASSGIALSVAAIVTGGDPRLSLRLHQEPVLKNEIIMLKGHNVQYGAPVETMVFLGGGRVVEAGYANEGRKEHIEQAICERTAAILYVKSHHTVQKNMISVEEAWEVAARSGVPLIVDAAAEEDLLKYVQYSDLAIYSGSKAIEGPTSGIVAGKRKYVEWVKVQLHGIGRSMKVGKETTFGLLQALEEYQDKPDNSEVEKKALEALQPLGTLHGVSVRIVQDEAGRAIFRGRIQIDAAAAGVDAKTVNDQLREGEIAVYTRDYGVKQGYFDIDPRSLQGDDLQVIIDRIHEIVEGK, from the coding sequence ATGGGTCACTCATTACATGCTAGATATGGTCTGAAACGCGTAATTAACGCCAGCGGGAGAATGAGTATCCTCGGAGTCTCTGCTCCGACGGATACCGTCATGGAGGCGATGAAGCAAGGCGGACAGCAGTATGTGGAAATCGCGGATCTCGTGGATAAATCCGGGGATTATATTGCCCGGCTGCTCGGGTCGGAGGCTGCGGTTGTCGTGAATTCGGCATCCAGCGGCATTGCGCTGTCGGTGGCGGCCATCGTAACCGGCGGTGATCCCCGGCTCAGCCTCCGCCTGCATCAGGAGCCTGTGCTTAAGAATGAAATTATTATGCTGAAGGGCCACAATGTGCAGTACGGTGCTCCTGTGGAAACGATGGTTTTCCTGGGCGGCGGCCGGGTGGTTGAAGCGGGATATGCCAACGAAGGCCGTAAGGAGCATATTGAACAAGCCATCTGTGAACGCACCGCAGCCATACTCTATGTCAAATCCCATCATACCGTCCAAAAAAACATGATTTCCGTGGAAGAGGCCTGGGAGGTTGCCGCGCGCAGCGGAGTTCCGCTGATTGTCGATGCGGCTGCGGAAGAGGATCTGCTTAAATATGTCCAATACTCCGATCTTGCCATCTACAGCGGCTCCAAAGCCATTGAAGGCCCGACCTCGGGAATCGTTGCCGGCAAACGAAAATATGTCGAATGGGTAAAGGTACAGCTGCACGGGATCGGCCGCAGCATGAAAGTCGGCAAAGAGACCACCTTCGGGCTGCTCCAGGCGCTGGAGGAATACCAGGACAAGCCTGACAACAGTGAAGTGGAGAAAAAAGCGCTTGAGGCGCTTCAGCCGCTGGGCACACTACACGGAGTTTCGGTCCGCATCGTGCAGGATGAAGCGGGCAGAGCCATATTCCGGGGACGCATCCAGATCGATGCCGCCGCTGCGGGAGTGGATGCCAAAACCGTTAATGACCAGCTGCGCGAGGGCGAAATTGCAGTGTACACACGGGACTATGGAGTGAAGCAGGGATATTTCGATATCGATCCCCGGTCTTTGCAAGGGGATGATCTTCAGGTAATCATAGACAGAATACATGAAATTGTGGAGGGCAAATAG
- a CDS encoding amidohydrolase/deacetylase family metallohydrolase, translated as MGTENVLRNLQLVDGRTVDIAIRDGIISAITPAGRAEGKTMLDGSGLYVSSGWIDLHVHAVPELHPYGDDIDEIGVKQGVTTIVDAGSCGADRIGAFYAGSLLAATNVLAFLNISRIGLERTDELSQLEWIDRDEAVQAAAAYPDFIVGLKARISQSVVKENGIQPLKQARALSGETKLPLMVHIGSAPPEISEVLELLQPGDVITHYLNGKSNNLFHADGTPLQGLLEAVAKGVHLDVGHGTASFSFRIAGQAKKAGIPLNTISTDIYRGNRLNGPVYSMSNVLSKFLYLGYSLEEIIHAVTRNAALWLKRPELAGISVGQQANLTLFALEEGRKELTDSEGDVRVADHYIEAKGVFANGSLITC; from the coding sequence GTGGGCACAGAGAATGTGCTGCGCAATTTGCAGCTGGTTGACGGGCGGACGGTTGACATCGCCATCCGGGACGGAATCATCAGCGCCATTACACCGGCAGGCCGGGCTGAAGGAAAGACAATGCTGGACGGCTCCGGGCTGTACGTATCCAGCGGATGGATTGATTTGCATGTACATGCCGTGCCTGAGCTGCATCCTTATGGCGATGACATCGATGAAATTGGTGTCAAACAGGGAGTAACAACAATCGTCGATGCCGGGAGCTGCGGTGCGGACCGGATCGGGGCTTTTTATGCTGGAAGCCTGCTCGCTGCTACCAATGTATTGGCTTTTCTGAATATCTCCCGGATTGGTCTGGAGCGTACGGATGAGCTGTCGCAGCTGGAATGGATTGACCGGGATGAGGCTGTGCAGGCGGCAGCGGCTTATCCTGATTTCATTGTGGGGCTGAAGGCCCGCATAAGTCAAAGTGTCGTCAAAGAAAACGGCATTCAGCCGCTCAAGCAGGCCCGGGCGCTGTCCGGTGAGACGAAGCTTCCGCTGATGGTGCATATCGGCTCCGCTCCGCCGGAAATCTCCGAAGTGCTGGAACTGCTGCAGCCGGGGGATGTTATTACCCATTATCTTAACGGCAAGTCCAATAATTTGTTTCATGCGGACGGCACGCCGCTTCAAGGGCTGCTGGAGGCAGTCGCAAAGGGAGTTCATCTGGATGTGGGTCATGGCACCGCAAGCTTTTCCTTCCGGATTGCCGGGCAGGCCAAGAAGGCGGGCATTCCACTGAATACGATCAGCACGGATATCTACCGGGGGAACCGGCTGAACGGGCCGGTGTACAGCATGTCAAATGTGCTGTCGAAATTTCTCTATCTGGGCTACAGCCTGGAGGAGATTATCCATGCGGTCACCCGGAATGCGGCATTGTGGCTTAAGAGGCCTGAGCTTGCAGGCATCAGTGTAGGACAGCAGGCGAATCTGACACTGTTTGCCCTGGAAGAAGGCCGGAAGGAACTGACGGATTCGGAAGGCGATGTCCGGGTTGCGGACCACTATATTGAGGCTAAAGGAGTTTTTGCAAATGGGTCACTCATTACATGCTAG